The following nucleotide sequence is from Nocardioides eburneiflavus.
AACGCGAGGGCGGAGTTGGCGATGATGAGGGTGAACACGTTGGGCAGGATGTGGCGCCCGCAGATGCGCAGCCCCGACACGCCCTGGATGCGCAGGGCCGCCACGTAGGGCAGGTTCCGTTCCCGCAGTGCCGCACTTCGCACGATCCGGGCGATGTAGGGGGTGTAGGCGATAGTCAGCGCGGCGACCGCGGCGGTGAGGCCGGCGCCGAAGAGGGCCGCGGCCAGAATGGCGAGCAGCAGGCCGGGGAACGCGAACAGGGCATCGACGACCCGAGCCACCATCGTGTCGAACCAGCCGCCGAACCACACCGCGGTCAGGGCGATGGTGGTGCCGAGCACAGCCGAGGCGATGACGACGAGCAGGGGCCCCACGAGCGCCGTGCGGGAGCCGTGCACGAGCCGGGCGAGGAGGTCGCGTCCGTTTGCGTCCTGCCCGAGCGGGTGCCCGGCGCCAGGGGCCGCGTACGCGTCGCCGAGGTTGACCTCGTTCGGGTCGGCGGTGACCAAGGTGGGGCCAAGCAGGGCAATGAGGAACACCAGGGCCAGCACGGCCACGGCCAACCAGCCGGTGAACCCCAGCAGGGGAAGGCGGCGGGTGCTGGCCTTCGGTCGCGCAGCGACG
It contains:
- a CDS encoding ABC transporter permease; translation: MSTLDINIPVAARPKASTRRLPLLGFTGWLAVAVLALVFLIALLGPTLVTADPNEVNLGDAYAAPGAGHPLGQDANGRDLLARLVHGSRTALVGPLLVVIASAVLGTTIALTAVWFGGWFDTMVARVVDALFAFPGLLLAILAAALFGAGLTAAVAALTIAYTPYIARIVRSAALRERNLPYVAALRIQGVSGLRICGRHILPNVFTLIIANSALAFGFALIDLAGLSFLGLGVQPPTADWGVMVAEGVPGILLNYPQTAIYPSALIVITVGAANLLGERLTRAAQEKS